In the genome of Porphyrobacter sp. ULC335, one region contains:
- a CDS encoding adenylosuccinate synthase, with protein MANVTVIGAQWGDEGKGKIVDWLASRADVVVRFQGGHNAGHTLVIDGKTYKLSLLPSGIVSGTLSVIGNGVVLDPWALRDEVAKVEAQGVSITDENLAVADNCPLILPLHRDLDGLRETAAGKGKIGTTGRGIGPAYEDKVGRRAIRVCDLAHLDTLEPQLDRLCAHHDALRAGFGQPPVDRAALLEELREIAPFVLKFAQPVWKRLKKVRRAGAKILFEGAQGVLLDVDHGTYPFVTSSNTVSGTAASGSGLGPNSTGYVLGIVKAYTTRVGSGPFPTELEDDIGQRLGERGHEFGTVTGRKRRVGWFDAVLVRQSCAISGVTGIALTKIDVLDGLEKVAICTGYRLHGKVYDYLPSHAADQAACEPIYEEMPGWTESTAGARSYADLPANAIKYIQRIQEVIECPVALVSTSPERDDTILMRDPFVD; from the coding sequence ATGGCCAACGTCACCGTGATCGGCGCCCAGTGGGGCGATGAGGGCAAGGGCAAGATTGTCGACTGGCTCGCCAGCCGCGCGGACGTGGTGGTGCGTTTCCAGGGCGGTCATAACGCCGGTCACACGCTGGTGATCGACGGCAAGACCTACAAGCTTTCGCTGCTCCCGTCGGGCATCGTGTCGGGCACGCTGTCGGTGATCGGCAATGGCGTGGTTCTGGATCCCTGGGCCTTGCGTGACGAGGTCGCCAAGGTCGAAGCGCAGGGCGTTTCCATCACCGACGAGAACCTTGCCGTTGCCGACAATTGCCCGCTGATTCTGCCGCTCCACCGCGACCTTGATGGCCTGCGCGAAACGGCTGCGGGCAAGGGCAAGATCGGCACCACCGGACGCGGCATCGGCCCGGCTTACGAAGACAAGGTCGGCCGCCGCGCGATTCGCGTCTGCGATCTGGCGCATCTCGATACGCTGGAGCCCCAGCTTGACCGCCTCTGCGCGCACCACGATGCGCTGCGCGCCGGTTTCGGTCAGCCGCCGGTCGACCGCGCCGCGCTGCTCGAAGAACTGCGCGAAATCGCGCCCTTCGTGCTGAAATTCGCCCAGCCGGTGTGGAAGCGCCTCAAGAAGGTCCGCCGCGCGGGCGCCAAGATCCTGTTCGAAGGCGCGCAGGGCGTGCTGCTCGATGTCGATCACGGCACCTATCCTTTCGTCACCTCGTCGAACACCGTCAGCGGCACGGCGGCCAGCGGCTCCGGCCTCGGCCCCAATTCGACCGGCTATGTGCTCGGGATTGTGAAGGCCTACACCACCCGCGTCGGCTCCGGCCCGTTCCCGACCGAACTGGAAGACGACATCGGCCAGCGTCTGGGCGAGCGGGGCCATGAATTCGGCACCGTCACCGGCCGCAAGCGCCGCGTCGGCTGGTTCGATGCTGTACTGGTGCGCCAGTCCTGCGCGATCAGCGGCGTGACCGGCATCGCGCTGACCAAGATCGACGTGCTCGACGGGCTGGAGAAGGTCGCGATCTGCACCGGCTATCGCCTGCACGGGAAGGTTTACGACTACCTCCCCAGCCACGCCGCCGATCAGGCCGCGTGCGAGCCGATCTACGAGGAAATGCCCGGCTGGACCGAGAGCACCGCAGGCGCGCGCTCCTATGCCGATCTTCCTGCCAATGCGATCAAGTATATCCAGCGCATTCAGGAGGTGATCGAATGCCCCGTGGCGCTGGTTTCGACCTCGCCCGAGCGGGACGATACGATCCTGATGCGCGATCCCTTTGTGGATTGA
- the argH gene encoding argininosuccinate lyase: MWGGRFADGPSAIMREINASIPFDKALWRQDIAASKAHVAMLGAAGIVAPEDTAAISAGLDAVAAEYEANGVPEDWDREDIHMTTEARLAELIGPVAGRLHTARSRNDQVATDFRLWVRDAFAQMDEGLVALQHALVTRAGEHADSIMPGFTHLQTAQPVTLGHHLMAYYEMFRRDRARIADAKARMNECPLGSAALAGTGFPIDREATAAALGFDRPTANSLDAVSDRDFALDFLWSCSATALHLSRLAEELILWASQPFGFIRLPDSLSTGSSIMPQKKNPDAAELVRGHSGRVIGALTSLMITMKGLPLAYSKDMQDDKPPVFEAASLMALSVAAMTGMIAGATFNTARMRAAAELGYATATDLADWLVRQAGIPFREAHHITGAAVKLAESRGIALDQLSIEDLKVIDARIDESVYAALSVDASVAARASYGGTAPDQVRWQVAAARKALGMEE; encoded by the coding sequence ATGTGGGGCGGGCGCTTCGCTGACGGCCCTAGCGCCATCATGCGCGAAATCAACGCCTCGATCCCCTTCGACAAGGCCCTGTGGCGGCAGGACATCGCCGCCAGCAAGGCGCATGTGGCGATGCTGGGCGCAGCGGGCATTGTCGCGCCCGAGGATACCGCCGCGATCAGCGCTGGCCTCGATGCCGTGGCCGCCGAATACGAAGCAAATGGCGTACCCGAGGATTGGGACCGCGAAGACATCCACATGACCACCGAGGCGCGGCTCGCCGAACTGATCGGGCCGGTCGCCGGAAGGCTCCACACCGCACGCAGCCGCAACGATCAGGTCGCAACCGATTTCCGCCTGTGGGTGCGCGATGCCTTTGCCCAGATGGACGAAGGGCTGGTCGCGCTCCAGCACGCTCTGGTGACCCGCGCGGGCGAACATGCAGACAGCATCATGCCCGGCTTCACCCACTTGCAGACCGCGCAGCCGGTAACCCTCGGCCACCACCTGATGGCCTATTACGAGATGTTCCGCCGGGATCGCGCACGGATTGCCGACGCGAAGGCGCGGATGAACGAATGCCCGCTCGGCTCTGCGGCGCTGGCAGGAACCGGCTTCCCGATCGACCGCGAGGCGACGGCGGCGGCGCTCGGCTTTGACCGGCCCACCGCCAATTCACTGGACGCCGTGTCCGACCGCGACTTTGCGCTAGACTTCCTGTGGAGCTGTTCGGCCACCGCACTGCATCTCTCGCGTCTGGCGGAGGAACTGATCCTGTGGGCCAGCCAGCCCTTCGGCTTCATCCGCCTGCCCGACAGCCTCTCGACCGGCTCGTCGATCATGCCGCAGAAGAAGAACCCCGATGCGGCCGAGCTGGTGCGCGGCCATTCCGGGCGCGTGATCGGGGCGCTGACCAGTTTGATGATTACCATGAAGGGCCTGCCGCTCGCCTATTCCAAGGACATGCAGGACGACAAGCCGCCGGTGTTCGAAGCGGCCAGCCTCATGGCGCTTTCAGTCGCGGCGATGACGGGCATGATCGCGGGGGCCACCTTCAACACCGCCCGGATGCGCGCCGCCGCCGAACTCGGCTATGCCACCGCGACCGACCTTGCCGACTGGCTGGTGAGGCAGGCGGGCATCCCGTTCCGCGAGGCGCACCATATCACCGGCGCTGCGGTCAAGCTGGCGGAATCGCGCGGAATCGCCCTCGATCAGCTGTCGATCGAAGACCTCAAGGTGATCGATGCGCGGATCGACGAAAGCGTCTATGCTGCGCTGTCGGTCGATGCCTCTGTCGCGGCGCGTGCGTCCTATGGCGGAACCGCGCCCGATCAGGTCCGTTGGCAGGTCGCGGCAGCGCGCAAGGCGCTGGGTATGGAGGAATGA
- a CDS encoding MarR family transcriptional regulator, translating into MLNDASPFPDFAYDTAQDGAGLPARVAIFGEDEGLRRQIGADLGGAGFRSIDGGGLRALLEGPIALLGDVVVVDCAVTGSRGIDGMMLAGLARLDMRVSRSGAKLIVATNLAGLDDVFAVLDQSNPQILVSPSRAERVIAVGRVMGEAGAARLREMGEEDRVALLRLSQQVEAIAHSLDRLSKPEAGRGTVLGEFKRDFRSYRPDTSGPELPEFGGGAAAKQSDCRAALPDPQMVRQIIANRQARARFFDPALFGDPAWDMLLDLTAAHGEGAQVSVTSLCIAAGVPATTALRWLTQMVETGIFIRVPDPADRRRAFIALSEKAIAAMSGYFASLRTPVLQAA; encoded by the coding sequence ATGTTGAACGATGCTTCCCCGTTTCCCGATTTTGCTTACGACACCGCGCAGGACGGGGCGGGGCTGCCCGCGCGCGTCGCGATCTTTGGCGAGGATGAGGGCCTGCGCCGCCAGATCGGTGCGGACCTTGGCGGGGCGGGGTTCCGCAGCATTGACGGCGGGGGCCTGCGCGCCCTGCTTGAAGGGCCGATTGCTCTGCTGGGCGATGTGGTGGTGGTCGATTGCGCGGTCACCGGATCGCGCGGGATTGACGGCATGATGCTGGCGGGGCTGGCGCGGCTCGATATGCGGGTGTCGCGATCGGGGGCGAAGCTGATCGTGGCGACCAATCTGGCGGGATTGGATGATGTCTTTGCGGTGCTCGACCAATCGAACCCGCAGATCCTTGTCTCGCCCAGCCGGGCAGAACGCGTGATCGCGGTTGGCCGGGTGATGGGTGAGGCGGGGGCGGCACGCCTGCGCGAAATGGGCGAGGAAGACCGCGTGGCCTTGCTGCGCCTGTCCCAGCAGGTCGAGGCTATTGCCCATTCGCTTGATCGCCTGTCCAAGCCGGAGGCAGGGCGCGGAACGGTTCTGGGTGAATTCAAGCGGGATTTCCGCAGCTATCGCCCGGACACAAGCGGCCCGGAACTGCCGGAATTTGGCGGCGGCGCAGCGGCAAAGCAGTCAGATTGCCGGGCGGCGCTTCCCGATCCGCAGATGGTGCGCCAGATCATCGCCAACCGGCAGGCGCGCGCGCGGTTCTTCGACCCGGCGCTGTTCGGCGATCCGGCGTGGGACATGCTGCTCGATCTCACGGCCGCTCATGGTGAAGGCGCGCAGGTCTCGGTCACCTCGCTGTGCATTGCTGCCGGGGTGCCTGCCACCACCGCGCTGCGCTGGCTGACACAGATGGTGGAAACCGGCATCTTCATACGCGTGCCCGATCCGGCGGACCGCCGCCGCGCCTTCATCGCGCTCAGCGAAAAGGCGATTGCGGCAATGTCGGGCTATTTCGCGAGCCTGCGCACTCCGGTGCTGCAAGCCGCCTGA
- the lysA gene encoding diaminopimelate decarboxylase has protein sequence MDHFSYRGGVMHAEDVPLPLIADAVGTPVYVYSRATLERHARVFREALDAVPDKLIAFAVKSNPNLAVLKVLGRQGMGADVVSVGEMRRALAAGIAPEMIVFSGVGKTAAEMVAALDAGIGQFNIESEEEGVELAEIAAAKGMTAQCTLRINPDVDAGTHDKISTGKADNKFGVPISEAGQIFGKLAGLPGVNLRGVAVHIGSQLADLAPLEAAFAKLGALVTALRGAGHEVTHVDLGGGLGVPYRVGEVLPAPAEYGAMVARVTKDWGVKLIFEPGRVIAGNAGVLLTRVVRVKRGIKDPFVIVDAAMNDLARPALYGAYHHFEAVEPTGAQMTANIVGPICETGDTFAMGRECDALEAGDLAVFRTAGAYGATMASSYNSRGFVAEVLVDGDKFAVVADRIEAGAIMDAERVPEWLA, from the coding sequence ATGGACCATTTCTCCTATCGCGGCGGCGTGATGCACGCCGAGGACGTTCCGCTGCCGCTGATTGCCGATGCGGTCGGCACCCCCGTCTATGTCTATTCCCGCGCCACGCTGGAACGTCATGCCCGCGTGTTCCGCGAGGCGCTGGACGCAGTGCCGGACAAGCTGATCGCCTTTGCGGTGAAATCGAACCCCAACCTCGCCGTGCTCAAGGTGCTGGGCCGGCAGGGCATGGGCGCCGATGTGGTCTCGGTCGGCGAGATGCGCCGCGCTCTGGCCGCCGGGATCGCGCCGGAGATGATCGTCTTCTCGGGCGTGGGCAAGACGGCGGCGGAGATGGTCGCCGCGCTGGATGCCGGGATCGGCCAGTTCAATATCGAGAGCGAGGAAGAGGGCGTCGAACTCGCGGAGATCGCCGCCGCCAAGGGCATGACCGCGCAGTGCACGCTGCGGATCAATCCCGATGTCGACGCCGGCACTCACGACAAGATCTCGACCGGCAAGGCCGACAACAAGTTCGGCGTACCGATCAGCGAGGCCGGGCAGATTTTCGGCAAGCTGGCGGGACTGCCGGGGGTGAACCTGCGCGGCGTGGCGGTGCATATCGGCAGCCAGCTCGCCGACTTGGCCCCTCTGGAGGCGGCGTTCGCAAAGCTTGGCGCGCTGGTGACGGCGCTGCGCGGTGCGGGGCATGAGGTTACGCACGTGGACCTCGGCGGCGGGCTAGGCGTGCCTTACCGGGTGGGCGAAGTGCTGCCTGCGCCTGCGGAATATGGCGCGATGGTCGCGCGGGTGACCAAGGACTGGGGCGTAAAGCTGATCTTCGAACCCGGGCGCGTGATTGCCGGCAATGCGGGCGTGCTGCTGACCCGCGTGGTGCGGGTGAAGCGCGGGATCAAGGATCCCTTTGTGATCGTCGATGCGGCGATGAACGATCTGGCGCGGCCTGCCCTCTACGGCGCGTATCACCACTTCGAAGCGGTCGAGCCGACCGGCGCGCAGATGACGGCCAATATCGTCGGCCCGATCTGCGAAACCGGCGATACCTTTGCCATGGGCCGCGAATGCGACGCGTTGGAAGCAGGCGATCTCGCCGTGTTCCGCACCGCGGGCGCTTACGGCGCGACGATGGCCTCGTCCTACAATTCGCGCGGGTTCGTCGCCGAAGTTCTGGTCGACGGCGACAAGTTCGCCGTGGTCGCCGACCGGATCGAGGCAGGCGCGATCATGGATGCCGAGCGCGTGCCCGAATGGCTCGCCTGA
- a CDS encoding L,D-transpeptidase family protein: protein MHRFALLPLLALAACANPPPKQADAPSSQPPLAREAARIVPDQRFTSVDYLIVDKSERLMVAYAGGQPVKAWRGLQLGDAPEGHKQFEGDERTPEGRYVIEGRNPGSAYHLSLKVSYPNAEDRAFARQYGRSPGGDIFLHGQPNALPMGRVPGDWTDGCIAFSNAEIAELWRIVPDGTVIEIRP, encoded by the coding sequence ATGCACCGCTTCGCCCTCCTGCCGCTGCTAGCTTTGGCCGCCTGCGCCAACCCGCCGCCCAAGCAGGCGGATGCGCCGTCATCGCAGCCACCGCTGGCGCGCGAGGCTGCGCGGATCGTGCCGGATCAGCGCTTCACCAGTGTCGATTACCTGATCGTCGACAAGTCGGAGCGGTTGATGGTCGCCTATGCGGGCGGCCAGCCGGTCAAGGCTTGGCGGGGCCTGCAACTGGGTGACGCGCCCGAGGGGCACAAGCAGTTCGAAGGCGACGAGCGCACGCCCGAAGGCCGCTACGTGATCGAGGGGCGCAATCCCGGCAGCGCCTATCATCTCAGCCTCAAGGTATCCTACCCCAATGCCGAGGACCGCGCCTTCGCCCGGCAATATGGCCGGTCGCCGGGGGGCGATATCTTCCTCCACGGCCAGCCCAACGCCCTGCCGATGGGGCGGGTGCCCGGCGACTGGACCGATGGCTGCATTGCCTTTTCCAACGCGGAAATCGCCGAATTGTGGCGCATCGTGCCGGATGGCACGGTGATCGAGATTAGGCCCTAG
- a CDS encoding RidA family protein yields the protein MTPITLPNDPLAPYCIAPGWQVGNLLFLSGQASIGADGSIVGEGDFDAQLAQTFANIENVLAAGGSDLSKVIKVTIYLTDMGNFPKIVEARRRWFTPPYPADTTLEVRSLALPELMVEIDVIASV from the coding sequence ATGACGCCGATCACCCTGCCGAACGACCCGCTCGCCCCCTATTGCATCGCGCCCGGCTGGCAGGTGGGGAACCTGCTCTTCCTCTCCGGCCAGGCGAGCATCGGCGCGGATGGCAGCATCGTGGGCGAGGGCGATTTCGACGCGCAGCTGGCGCAGACCTTCGCCAATATCGAAAACGTGCTGGCGGCGGGCGGAAGTGACCTGTCCAAGGTGATCAAGGTGACGATCTACCTCACCGATATGGGCAACTTTCCCAAGATCGTCGAGGCACGGCGGCGCTGGTTCACGCCGCCGTACCCGGCCGATACGACGCTGGAAGTGCGCAGCCTCGCGCTGCCCGAATTGATGGTCGAGATTGACGTGATCGCGAGCGTGTGA
- a CDS encoding bifunctional precorrin-2 dehydrogenase/sirohydrochlorin ferrochelatase, with protein MSRIASLPLFHQVSGKQVLVLGDGPAAEPKRRLVERAGGVIVDDLARAVDEGVRLAFIAYDDARACEVAAINARCAGMLVNVVDRPDLCDFTTPSILDRDPLLIAIGTGGASAGLAKHVRLRLERMLPDTLGLLAKALETVRPVLRRRFPDGADRRRVVDAALREGGPLDPLDTQSFQRVADWAEGTLAPVSGTTFAITLTSPDPEELTLRQARLLGEADVLLLDGDVPAAILARARADAQRRLFHVKQGVETGSKGGLEGVKGGSNPRSEAFGPGGTGSERATPQSDEDAPGLTLILHWRPGACPRA; from the coding sequence ATGAGCCGAATCGCCAGCCTGCCACTGTTCCACCAAGTTTCGGGAAAACAGGTACTTGTGCTCGGCGATGGCCCGGCAGCGGAGCCCAAGCGGCGGTTGGTCGAGCGTGCCGGGGGCGTGATCGTCGACGACCTCGCCCGCGCGGTGGACGAGGGGGTGCGGCTCGCCTTCATTGCCTATGATGATGCAAGGGCCTGCGAGGTGGCGGCGATCAATGCGCGCTGTGCGGGGATGCTGGTCAATGTTGTCGACCGGCCAGACTTGTGCGACTTTACAACGCCTTCCATCCTTGATCGTGACCCGCTGCTGATCGCCATCGGCACCGGCGGCGCGTCTGCCGGGCTGGCAAAGCATGTGCGTTTGCGGTTGGAGCGGATGTTGCCGGACACGCTCGGCCTTCTCGCCAAGGCGCTGGAGACAGTGCGGCCGGTGCTGCGGCGGCGCTTTCCGGACGGGGCCGACCGGCGGCGCGTGGTCGATGCGGCTTTGCGCGAGGGCGGGCCGCTAGATCCGCTTGATACGCAGTCTTTTCAGCGTGTTGCCGATTGGGCCGAGGGCACGCTAGCGCCCGTTTCGGGAACCACATTCGCGATCACCCTCACCAGCCCTGACCCCGAAGAGCTGACCCTTCGCCAAGCACGTCTGCTAGGCGAGGCGGATGTCCTGCTGCTGGATGGCGACGTACCGGCAGCGATCCTCGCCAGAGCCCGTGCCGATGCGCAAAGGCGCCTGTTTCACGTGAAACAGGGCGTCGAAACGGGGTCTAAGGGGGGTCTGGAGGGGGTCAAAGGGGGGTCTAACCCGCGCAGCGAGGCCTTTGGACCGGGCGGGACGGGGTCTGAACGTGCGACCCCGCAATCCGACGAGGATGCTCCCGGCCTCACCCTGATCCTGCATTGGCGGCCCGGAGCTTGCCCCAGAGCCTGA
- the serA gene encoding phosphoglycerate dehydrogenase: MTRPKVLISDKMDPNAARIFEERGCDVDVITGETPEQLIARIGEYDGLAIRSSTKVTKAILDAATNLKVIGRAGIGVDNVDIPYASSKGVVVMNTPFGNSITTAEHAIALMFALARQIPEANAQTQAGQWPKSGFMGVELTAKTLGLVGAGNIGSIVASRALGLKMKVIAYDPFLTEERAVEMGVEKVDLDTLLSRADFVTLHTPLTDETRNILSRERLENAKKGIRIINCARGGLIDEAALKDCLESGQVAGAALDVFETEPPAADHPLFGAPNFICTPHLGASTTEAQVNVALQVAEQLADYLVNGGVTNALNVPSLSAEEAPKLRPYMALAEKLGSLVGQLAHGNLTRISIEREGAAADLNGKPITAAVLSGFMRRYSDTVNMVNAPFLAKERGLDVSEIRHERDGAFNTLVRVTVETAQGPRSVAGTLFGTESPRLVEIFGIGIEAELSGHMLYIVNDDKPGFIGRIGTLLGSHGINIGTFNLGRREAGGEAVLLLSLDEALTPEVIAEAEKVEGVKLVKALSF, from the coding sequence ATGACCCGTCCCAAAGTTCTCATTTCCGACAAGATGGACCCCAACGCCGCGCGCATTTTCGAAGAGCGCGGCTGTGATGTCGATGTGATCACCGGCGAAACGCCCGAACAGCTGATCGCCCGCATCGGCGAGTATGATGGCCTCGCCATCCGCTCCTCGACCAAGGTGACCAAGGCGATCCTTGATGCCGCCACCAACCTCAAGGTCATCGGCCGCGCCGGCATCGGCGTCGACAATGTCGATATCCCCTATGCCTCGTCCAAGGGCGTGGTGGTGATGAACACCCCGTTCGGCAACTCGATCACCACCGCCGAACACGCCATCGCGCTGATGTTCGCGTTGGCCCGCCAGATCCCCGAAGCCAACGCGCAGACGCAGGCGGGCCAATGGCCCAAGAGCGGGTTCATGGGCGTCGAACTGACCGCCAAGACGCTCGGCCTGGTCGGCGCGGGCAATATCGGTTCGATCGTCGCCAGCCGCGCGCTCGGCCTCAAGATGAAGGTGATCGCCTATGATCCCTTCCTGACCGAGGAACGCGCAGTCGAAATGGGCGTCGAGAAGGTCGATCTCGATACGCTTCTCAGCCGCGCCGATTTCGTCACGCTGCACACGCCGCTGACCGACGAGACCCGCAACATCCTCAGCCGCGAACGGCTGGAGAATGCCAAGAAGGGCATCCGCATCATCAACTGCGCGCGGGGCGGTTTGATCGACGAAGCGGCGCTGAAGGACTGCCTTGAAAGCGGTCAGGTGGCCGGTGCGGCATTGGACGTGTTCGAGACCGAACCGCCCGCTGCCGATCACCCGCTGTTCGGTGCGCCCAACTTCATCTGCACCCCGCACCTCGGCGCAAGCACCACCGAAGCGCAGGTCAATGTCGCATTGCAGGTGGCCGAGCAGCTCGCCGATTACCTCGTCAACGGCGGCGTGACCAATGCGCTCAACGTGCCGAGCCTCTCGGCCGAGGAAGCCCCGAAGCTGCGCCCCTACATGGCGCTCGCCGAAAAGCTGGGCAGCCTTGTTGGCCAGCTGGCGCATGGCAACCTGACCCGCATCAGCATCGAACGCGAAGGCGCAGCCGCAGACCTCAACGGCAAGCCGATCACCGCCGCCGTGCTGTCGGGCTTCATGCGCCGCTATTCGGACACGGTGAACATGGTCAATGCCCCGTTCCTCGCCAAGGAGCGCGGTCTGGATGTGAGCGAAATCCGCCACGAGCGTGACGGCGCCTTCAACACGCTGGTGCGCGTGACGGTGGAAACCGCGCAAGGGCCGCGTTCTGTCGCGGGCACGCTGTTCGGGACGGAATCGCCGCGTCTCGTGGAGATTTTCGGCATCGGGATCGAAGCCGAATTGTCCGGCCACATGCTCTACATCGTCAACGACGATAAGCCCGGCTTCATCGGCCGCATCGGGACGCTGTTGGGCAGCCACGGCATCAATATCGGCACCTTCAACCTCGGCCGCCGCGAAGCGGGCGGGGAAGCGGTGCTGCTGCTGAGCCTGGACGAAGCGCTGACGCCGGAAGTGATCGCCGAGGCCGAGAAGGTCGAAGGCGTGAAGCTTGTGAAGGCGCTCTCGTTCTAA
- a CDS encoding alpha/beta hydrolase produces the protein MNTTAKALIAAGALAVLASPILAQQRRGGDRLPQSCRAEIVKLCGSDRSQLRSCLPEKVSELSEGCRTELRSRMEGRRGGARAGAKAPAPQTLAYGSDSLQALDLWVPQGAKSAPLVLYVHGGGWKRGSKNSATGGSMPAHMLAQGYAFASIDYRLVPRNTVEEQASDVAAALAHVLKRADSLGIDRSRVVLTGHSAGAHLVALVGTDERYLKKVGLSFADIDGVMPNDGAAYDVAGQMSAGPKMMAETYVQAFGTDPARQKALSPTLQAAAPNAPAFLLLHVQRPDAVAQTKALAEALQRGGSQAEIGSFPGEGLRGHMEINRKLGEPDYPATPVMDAWLKKVLG, from the coding sequence ATGAACACGACCGCCAAAGCCCTGATCGCCGCCGGAGCGCTTGCCGTGCTGGCCAGCCCGATCCTTGCCCAGCAGCGCCGCGGGGGTGATCGCCTGCCGCAATCCTGCCGCGCGGAGATCGTCAAGCTGTGCGGCAGCGACCGTTCGCAGCTGCGCTCATGCCTGCCCGAAAAGGTGAGCGAGCTGTCCGAAGGATGCCGCACCGAACTGCGCTCGCGCATGGAAGGGCGGCGCGGGGGTGCGCGGGCCGGAGCGAAGGCCCCTGCCCCGCAGACGCTCGCCTACGGCAGCGATTCCCTGCAAGCGCTCGACCTGTGGGTGCCGCAGGGTGCCAAGTCCGCGCCGTTGGTGCTGTATGTCCATGGCGGCGGATGGAAGCGCGGATCGAAGAACAGCGCGACAGGCGGATCGATGCCCGCGCATATGCTGGCGCAGGGCTATGCCTTCGCCTCGATCGATTACCGGCTCGTCCCGCGCAACACGGTCGAAGAGCAGGCGAGCGATGTCGCCGCGGCGCTCGCCCATGTGCTGAAGCGTGCCGACTCGCTGGGGATTGACCGCAGCCGGGTGGTGCTGACCGGACACTCGGCAGGCGCGCATCTGGTCGCGCTGGTGGGGACGGACGAGCGCTATCTGAAGAAGGTCGGCCTGTCCTTCGCCGATATCGACGGGGTGATGCCCAATGATGGCGCGGCCTATGATGTGGCCGGGCAGATGAGCGCGGGGCCGAAGATGATGGCGGAGACCTATGTGCAGGCCTTCGGCACCGATCCGGCGCGGCAGAAGGCGCTCTCGCCGACCTTGCAGGCCGCCGCGCCCAACGCGCCCGCCTTCCTGCTGCTCCACGTCCAGCGCCCCGATGCGGTGGCCCAGACCAAGGCGCTGGCCGAGGCCTTGCAGCGCGGCGGATCGCAGGCCGAAATCGGCAGCTTCCCGGGCGAAGGCCTGCGCGGCCACATGGAGATCAACCGCAAGCTGGGCGAGCCCGATTATCCGGCGACCCCAGTGATGGATGCGTGGCTCAAGAAGGTGTTGGGCTGA
- a CDS encoding ATP phosphoribosyltransferase regulatory subunit: protein MTQPNDLLPEGLEDRLPLEAARITAMMRACLDVLDAHGYDRVRPPLLEFEASLAGRMAGVAKGEGRAMFRFVDPASLRTLALRSDMTPQVGRIAATSLASAPRPLRLAYCGDTVVIKASQLDPARERLQLGAELIGSDSVAAASEAVMLAVEALTAAGLTGISVDFTLPDLVDTLAAKAFPLAPEQIEAVRRELDTKDAGGLKAAGGAAYLPLLYATGPFDQALAALRDVDAGGALKSRLDGLAQIAAHVGNAARITLDPTERHGFEYQSWFGFTLYADGLRRAAGRGGTYRIAGSDEAATGFTLYLDRLADAAPQPEAKPLIWLPFGHDVAAATSLRAGGARTLAQLAEGEDPRALGCTHILEAGGPALLEPQA, encoded by the coding sequence ATGACCCAACCCAACGACCTCCTCCCCGAAGGCCTCGAAGACCGCCTCCCGCTCGAAGCGGCGCGGATCACGGCGATGATGCGCGCGTGTCTCGATGTGCTGGACGCGCATGGATATGACCGTGTCCGCCCGCCGCTGCTCGAATTCGAGGCTTCGCTGGCGGGTCGCATGGCGGGCGTTGCCAAGGGCGAGGGGCGGGCAATGTTCCGCTTCGTCGATCCCGCATCGCTGCGCACGCTTGCGCTGCGTTCCGACATGACCCCGCAGGTCGGGCGCATTGCCGCAACCAGCCTCGCGAGCGCGCCGCGTCCGCTGCGGCTCGCCTATTGCGGCGATACGGTCGTCATCAAGGCCAGCCAGCTTGATCCCGCGCGTGAACGGCTGCAACTGGGCGCGGAGCTGATCGGGTCGGACAGCGTCGCTGCGGCGAGCGAGGCGGTAATGCTCGCGGTCGAGGCGCTCACTGCGGCCGGGCTGACCGGCATCTCGGTCGATTTCACGCTACCCGATCTGGTCGATACGCTGGCAGCGAAAGCCTTCCCGCTGGCGCCCGAGCAGATCGAGGCGGTGCGGCGCGAACTCGACACCAAGGATGCAGGCGGGCTGAAGGCGGCGGGGGGCGCGGCCTATCTGCCGCTGCTCTACGCCACCGGCCCGTTCGATCAGGCGCTGGCCGCGCTGCGCGATGTCGATGCGGGCGGGGCACTGAAGTCCCGGCTCGATGGGCTCGCGCAGATCGCCGCCCATGTCGGCAATGCGGCGCGGATCACCCTCGACCCGACCGAGCGGCACGGGTTCGAATACCAGTCGTGGTTCGGCTTCACGCTCTACGCCGATGGCCTGCGCCGCGCGGCGGGACGGGGCGGGACGTACCGGATCGCGGGCAGCGACGAGGCGGCGACCGGCTTCACGCTCTATCTTGATCGCTTGGCCGACGCTGCGCCCCAGCCGGAAGCCAAGCCGCTGATCTGGCTGCCCTTCGGCCACGACGTGGCGGCTGCGACATCCCTGCGTGCCGGCGGGGCGCGCACCCTCGCACAACTGGCCGAGGGCGAAGACCCGCGCGCATTGGGCTGCACCCACATCCTTGAAGCGGGCGGGCCTGCCCTGCTGGAGCCGCAAGCATGA